In the genome of Opitutia bacterium KCR 482, one region contains:
- a CDS encoding tetratricopeptide repeat protein, translating to MSENNFRKGPHASKNKPTVADVEILADGAVSSADERKTVVLDEDLEGVEFEDRVWLYWKRNKNFIITSIAAAFAIIIGVQGYKIYAANAKAELANAYASAQSADELAKFAEQNSGKKLAGVALLQNADKLFADGKFAEAQTAYENAGKDLKKTVLEGRALVGAAASAGAQDASKGIEAFAKVAADKSLDAVYSAQANYLLGLYYAKAGKTAEAKTAFKTALDNKGAGYFGRMAEMELSKLD from the coding sequence ATGAGCGAAAACAATTTCAGAAAAGGCCCGCACGCTTCGAAAAACAAACCCACCGTTGCAGACGTCGAAATTCTCGCCGACGGCGCGGTTTCCTCGGCGGACGAACGCAAAACGGTCGTGCTCGACGAAGACCTCGAAGGCGTCGAATTCGAAGACAGGGTGTGGCTCTATTGGAAACGCAACAAGAATTTCATCATCACGTCGATAGCGGCGGCATTCGCAATCATCATCGGCGTGCAGGGCTATAAGATTTACGCGGCAAACGCAAAGGCGGAACTCGCAAACGCATACGCGTCGGCGCAGTCGGCGGACGAACTCGCAAAATTCGCCGAACAGAATTCGGGCAAGAAACTCGCGGGCGTGGCGCTGCTCCAAAACGCCGATAAACTCTTTGCCGACGGCAAATTCGCCGAAGCCCAAACGGCATACGAAAACGCGGGCAAAGACCTGAAAAAGACGGTGCTCGAAGGCCGCGCGCTCGTCGGGGCGGCTGCAAGCGCGGGGGCGCAGGACGCGTCAAAGGGAATCGAAGCTTTCGCAAAAGTCGCGGCGGATAAGTCGCTCGACGCAGTGTACTCGGCACAGGCAAACTATCTGCTGGGGCTGTACTACGCAAAGGCGGGGAAAACCGCGGAAGCGAAAACGGCATTCAAAACCGCGCTCGACAATAAGGGAGCGGGCTACTTCGGCAGAATGGCGGAAATGGAACTTTCGAAACTCGATTAA
- a CDS encoding acetylxylan esterase: protein MKKLLISSLLFVSATLFAANSYFVGSCDKGALSYKPGETMKFSLNIQNDKGEIVEGQKVKWTRRGDDGKTFSGEAVSGKDPIVIETSISTPGFVRITATPVDENGKKVKNIDVFDGGACAAFGRIVQKTPEPADFDAFWQRQLDALKKVPMKCDRKEVAGKKGFKTYVLTIDCVGKPAKAYLTIPENAKAKSLPLWVNVHGYGVSRINPPYKDGYIMLSVARHSYELGQSGEYYKQQKVKLARFGLNAEKNPENNYFKFMILRDLRAIEYAKTLPEWDGKDITVSGGSMGGFQSIFVAALDKDITLCKPTIPWMCNLNAENEGRQKSLFKPAYTPAVLYFDSTNAIKRVKCPVEILAYLGDYVCPPAGIAVLYNNANPNTKIVFKQNGTHGYRSPWKKNPTSVREK from the coding sequence ATGAAAAAACTGCTAATATCATCACTACTGTTCGTATCCGCAACGCTGTTTGCGGCAAACTCCTATTTTGTAGGCTCGTGCGACAAGGGCGCGCTCAGCTACAAACCGGGCGAAACAATGAAGTTCTCGCTCAATATCCAGAACGACAAGGGCGAAATCGTCGAGGGGCAGAAGGTCAAGTGGACGCGACGCGGCGACGACGGCAAGACCTTTTCGGGCGAAGCGGTTTCGGGCAAAGATCCCATCGTAATCGAAACGTCGATTTCGACCCCTGGGTTTGTCAGAATCACCGCGACTCCCGTTGACGAAAACGGCAAAAAGGTTAAGAACATCGACGTCTTCGACGGCGGCGCGTGCGCGGCTTTCGGAAGAATCGTCCAGAAGACTCCCGAACCCGCCGACTTCGACGCGTTCTGGCAGAGGCAGCTCGACGCCCTCAAAAAAGTCCCGATGAAGTGCGACAGAAAGGAAGTTGCGGGCAAAAAAGGCTTCAAGACCTACGTTCTTACAATCGACTGCGTTGGCAAGCCCGCCAAGGCGTACTTGACGATTCCCGAAAACGCCAAGGCGAAGTCGCTTCCGCTTTGGGTGAACGTCCACGGCTACGGCGTGAGCAGAATCAATCCCCCGTACAAGGACGGCTACATTATGCTTTCGGTGGCGCGCCACAGCTACGAGCTTGGGCAAAGCGGCGAATACTACAAGCAGCAGAAGGTAAAGCTTGCGCGTTTCGGGCTTAACGCCGAAAAGAACCCCGAAAACAACTACTTCAAATTCATGATTCTCCGCGACCTCCGAGCAATCGAATACGCCAAGACCCTCCCCGAATGGGACGGCAAAGACATCACGGTTTCCGGCGGAAGCATGGGCGGCTTCCAGTCGATTTTCGTTGCGGCTCTCGACAAGGACATCACGCTTTGCAAGCCCACGATTCCGTGGATGTGCAACCTCAACGCCGAAAACGAAGGCCGCCAGAAGTCGCTTTTCAAGCCCGCGTACACGCCCGCGGTGCTCTATTTCGACAGCACGAACGCAATCAAGCGCGTGAAGTGCCCCGTGGAAATCCTCGCGTACCTCGGCGACTATGTTTGCCCGCCTGCGGGAATCGCCGTTCTCTACAACAACGCGAACCCGAATACGAAAATCGTCTTCAAGCAGAACGGCACGCACGGCTACCGCTCGCCGTGGAAGAAGAATCCGACTTCCGTAAGGGAAAAGTAG
- a CDS encoding carbohydrate porin produces MEKRKILAAFAAVAAACGSFAEPKQYFGVKNFDGRTDAPVQAGAEYYDEPLGGGHFHELTFQEWFYAPHALANMYGARRYAENNGIVPTAAYLGNFASNVSGGMSRGASNTSSVNLGLGIDLRKLTGVESLGGWTIGNAWAWRFGDSITKNRIGNAFNVQQNYGSQTLNLQSLFAAYNRDFLSDWHLTFKLGRFAAGDNFMSKPIYWLYQNNAFDGNPVGAFKQTKLSAYPGSTWAAYVQVEHKNGAYAKSGVYKINTARQDDMHGLDWSFNGGGVNANFEIGRDFNHDGSGKSPANISAGVIASWYNAPHIDNPSKISYFNCSVYVQADYMVYNMGPVKADEPYYIVRDEDKWRDLRGLILWGAFQYDPYENLADMPIFVNGGVLFNAPFESRADDVLCFGVAYGKFSDKYTGDIRGSYEAVFELNYKFQINKFSFVQPNVQYVLNTGGGKYGDAVVLGLQFGLNL; encoded by the coding sequence ATGGAAAAACGGAAAATCTTGGCGGCGTTCGCGGCAGTCGCGGCGGCATGCGGCTCTTTTGCCGAACCGAAACAATATTTCGGAGTCAAAAATTTCGACGGGCGCACCGACGCCCCCGTTCAGGCGGGCGCGGAATACTACGACGAACCGCTCGGCGGCGGGCACTTCCACGAGCTTACCTTTCAGGAGTGGTTCTACGCGCCCCACGCGCTGGCCAACATGTACGGCGCGCGACGCTACGCCGAAAACAACGGGATTGTTCCGACCGCCGCGTATTTGGGCAACTTCGCCTCGAACGTGTCGGGGGGAATGTCGCGCGGGGCGAGCAACACAAGCTCGGTGAATCTCGGCTTGGGCATAGACCTGCGCAAGCTCACGGGCGTAGAGTCTCTCGGCGGCTGGACAATCGGCAACGCATGGGCGTGGCGTTTCGGCGACAGCATTACAAAAAACAGAATCGGCAATGCGTTCAACGTACAGCAAAACTACGGCTCGCAGACGCTGAACTTGCAGTCGCTCTTCGCCGCCTACAACAGGGATTTCCTCTCCGACTGGCACCTGACATTCAAGCTCGGCCGCTTCGCCGCGGGCGACAACTTCATGTCGAAGCCCATCTACTGGCTCTACCAAAACAACGCTTTCGACGGCAACCCCGTGGGCGCGTTCAAGCAGACAAAACTTTCCGCCTACCCCGGTTCGACGTGGGCGGCGTATGTGCAGGTTGAACACAAAAACGGCGCGTACGCAAAGTCGGGCGTCTACAAAATCAACACCGCAAGGCAGGACGACATGCACGGGCTTGACTGGTCGTTCAACGGCGGCGGAGTCAACGCGAATTTCGAAATAGGGCGCGACTTCAACCACGACGGCAGCGGAAAGTCGCCCGCGAACATTTCGGCTGGCGTGATAGCGTCGTGGTACAACGCTCCGCACATAGACAACCCCTCGAAAATTTCGTACTTCAACTGTTCGGTATACGTGCAGGCGGACTACATGGTGTACAACATGGGGCCCGTCAAGGCGGACGAACCCTACTACATCGTGCGCGATGAGGACAAATGGCGCGACCTCCGCGGGCTGATTCTCTGGGGCGCGTTCCAGTACGACCCCTACGAAAACCTTGCCGACATGCCGATTTTCGTCAACGGCGGCGTGCTCTTCAACGCGCCGTTCGAGTCGCGCGCGGACGACGTCCTCTGTTTCGGCGTCGCATACGGCAAGTTTTCCGACAAGTACACGGGCGACATTCGCGGCTCTTACGAGGCGGTTTTCGAGCTGAACTACAAATTCCAGATAAACAAGTTTTCGTTTGTCCAGCCCAACGTGCAGTACGTGTTGAACACGGGCGGCGGAAAATACGGCGACGCCGTTGTGCTCGGTCTTCAATTCGGGCTTAATTTGTAG
- a CDS encoding metallophosphoesterase codes for MKKCKDNGARKMKFALKMATVLCLLSLWVWGIVVEPYIMLDYDNVEIAVPKWDKNLDGLKIAVLSDIHAGAGPAENWRLRRIVARTNAAKPDIILLLGDFVNGHPFYSKMPMSTYSKYLSGLKAPLGVYSVLGNHDSYYGREKIRKMLSDAGIPVIENSNLEIKTPKGNFHLAGIADAITQNYFYRPTFAGIPKDAPVVFMSHTPDVFREIPPAASFMLSGHTHGGQVRLPRGIRPAKNVKFERDAVEGLYRKDGKTSYTTRGLGTSRIPVRFMCTPAITIATIRKA; via the coding sequence ATGAAAAAGTGCAAAGATAATGGTGCGCGTAAAATGAAGTTCGCGTTGAAAATGGCAACGGTTTTGTGTCTCCTGTCGCTGTGGGTGTGGGGGATAGTCGTCGAACCCTACATAATGCTCGACTACGACAACGTCGAAATCGCAGTCCCAAAGTGGGACAAAAACCTCGACGGTCTGAAAATCGCCGTGCTCTCCGACATTCACGCGGGCGCGGGCCCCGCCGAAAACTGGCGGCTCAGGCGCATCGTGGCGCGGACGAACGCCGCAAAGCCCGATATTATTTTGCTTTTGGGCGACTTCGTGAACGGACACCCGTTTTACTCGAAAATGCCGATGTCGACATATTCGAAATATTTGAGCGGGCTGAAAGCCCCCCTCGGCGTCTATTCCGTCCTCGGCAACCACGACTCCTACTACGGCAGGGAGAAAATCAGGAAAATGCTGTCCGACGCGGGCATTCCCGTTATCGAAAACTCGAATCTCGAAATCAAGACGCCCAAGGGGAACTTCCACCTTGCGGGAATCGCCGACGCAATAACCCAAAACTATTTCTACCGCCCGACCTTTGCGGGAATTCCCAAAGACGCGCCCGTCGTGTTCATGTCGCACACGCCCGACGTTTTCAGGGAAATTCCGCCCGCGGCGAGCTTTATGCTGTCGGGGCACACGCACGGCGGGCAGGTGCGCCTGCCGCGCGGAATACGCCCAGCAAAGAACGTAAAGTTCGAGCGCGACGCGGTCGAGGGGCTTTACCGAAAGGACGGAAAAACGTCGTACACAACGCGCGGCTTGGGCACAAGCCGCATACCCGTGCGCTTCATGTGCACACCCGCAATCACCATCGCCACAATCCGCAAGGCGTGA
- a CDS encoding N-acetyltransferase family protein, with protein MIRPAEISDAAQIAAIYNGYVAASDATFDTEPVSAPDFAGRIREISAHCPFYVFDDCGKVAGYCHAHAWKQKAAYARTLETTVYVAPDSVGRGIGEALVRALAEECRRRGVRALVACITAGNAPSVRLHEKLGFVKVSHFRSVGEKFGRMLDVEDFELLL; from the coding sequence ATGATTAGACCCGCCGAAATTTCCGACGCCGCGCAGATTGCGGCAATCTACAACGGCTACGTTGCCGCAAGCGACGCCACGTTCGACACCGAGCCTGTGTCCGCGCCCGACTTCGCCGGACGCATTCGCGAAATTTCGGCGCATTGCCCGTTTTATGTCTTCGACGACTGCGGGAAAGTCGCGGGCTACTGCCACGCCCACGCGTGGAAGCAAAAAGCCGCCTACGCCCGCACCCTCGAAACCACCGTGTATGTCGCCCCCGACTCCGTCGGGCGGGGAATTGGCGAGGCTCTTGTCCGCGCCCTTGCGGAGGAGTGCCGCCGCAGGGGAGTCCGCGCGCTCGTTGCGTGCATAACCGCAGGGAACGCGCCGAGCGTAAGGCTTCACGAAAAGCTGGGCTTTGTGAAAGTCTCGCACTTCCGCAGTGTGGGCGAAAAATTCGGGCGCATGCTCGACGTCGAGGATTTCGAGCTTCTTTTGTAG
- a CDS encoding fused response regulator/phosphatase, translated as MPQHKPITVLLVDDQPIIGEAVRRMLADQPDIDFRFCGNPTEALKTAESVSPTVILQDLVMPDVDGLTLVKFFRANPKTREVPIVVLSSKEEPDTKYRAFESGANDYMVKFPDKLEVVARIRYHSRAYTALLERNEAMRKLQESQNALKKELDEAEHYVKSLLPEKISDAEISTDWYFKSSTSLGGDCFGYGKLDGGRFAVYLLDVCGHGVGAALLSVSAVNVLRSQSLAGVDFSKPDQVLAGLNAAFDMDGQNGMYFTLWYGVYDRQTRKLSYASGGHPPAILVENGHWQKLITGGLVIGGMPDAKFPCACVDVPRGAKLFVFSDGVYEVECAGKHRMMTVDEFADELAKPAPQGKSKVEAMAEFSQNAQKCEQFEDDFSLCEFDFK; from the coding sequence ATGCCGCAACATAAACCGATTACGGTGCTGCTGGTGGACGACCAACCGATTATCGGCGAAGCCGTCCGCAGAATGCTTGCCGACCAACCCGATATCGACTTCCGCTTCTGCGGGAATCCGACGGAGGCGTTGAAAACCGCCGAAAGCGTATCGCCGACAGTCATTTTGCAAGACCTCGTAATGCCCGACGTGGACGGGCTGACCCTCGTAAAATTTTTCCGCGCAAACCCGAAAACGCGCGAAGTCCCTATCGTCGTGCTCTCGTCGAAAGAAGAGCCGGACACAAAATACCGCGCGTTCGAAAGCGGCGCGAACGACTACATGGTGAAATTCCCCGACAAGCTTGAAGTTGTTGCGCGAATCCGCTACCACTCCCGCGCGTACACCGCGCTCCTCGAAAGGAACGAGGCAATGCGCAAATTGCAGGAAAGCCAAAACGCCCTCAAAAAGGAGCTTGACGAAGCCGAACACTACGTCAAAAGCCTCCTGCCCGAAAAAATATCCGACGCCGAAATTTCGACCGACTGGTACTTCAAAAGCTCGACGTCGCTCGGCGGCGACTGCTTCGGATACGGAAAGCTTGACGGCGGCCGCTTCGCGGTCTACCTGCTCGACGTCTGCGGGCACGGCGTGGGAGCCGCGCTGCTGTCGGTCTCGGCGGTGAACGTGCTGCGCTCGCAGAGCCTTGCGGGCGTAGATTTTTCAAAGCCCGACCAAGTGCTCGCGGGGCTTAACGCAGCCTTCGACATGGACGGGCAGAACGGCATGTACTTCACCCTCTGGTACGGCGTCTACGACAGACAAACCCGCAAACTCTCCTACGCTTCGGGCGGACACCCGCCCGCGATTCTCGTCGAAAACGGGCATTGGCAAAAGCTCATCACGGGCGGGCTTGTAATCGGCGGAATGCCCGACGCCAAATTCCCCTGCGCGTGCGTAGACGTTCCGCGCGGGGCAAAGCTCTTCGTTTTCAGCGACGGCGTCTACGAAGTGGAATGCGCCGGCAAACACAGAATGATGACGGTCGACGAATTCGCCGACGAGCTTGCAAAACCCGCCCCGCAGGGGAAGTCCAAAGTCGAGGCGATGGCGGAATTTTCCCAAAACGCGCAAAAATGCGAACAGTTCGAGGACGACTTCTCTCTCTGCGAATTCGATTTCAAATAA
- a CDS encoding ATP-binding protein: protein MKKTYAAKFDSLDELFADVDAFCAENRVDAASAYALNLCLDEIFTNIVSYGYKNDGSQKIEVELAAGGGFAEAAVRDTAPAFNPISDAPAPDTSSDAESRDVGGLGIFFLKKSMDAVSYSRKNGVNELVMKRRLAAQ, encoded by the coding sequence ATGAAAAAGACCTACGCCGCAAAATTCGACAGCCTCGACGAACTCTTCGCCGATGTCGATGCGTTCTGCGCCGAAAACCGCGTCGACGCGGCGTCGGCGTACGCGCTCAACCTCTGCCTCGACGAAATTTTCACAAACATTGTAAGCTACGGCTACAAAAACGACGGCTCGCAAAAAATAGAGGTCGAGCTTGCCGCAGGGGGCGGCTTTGCGGAGGCAGCCGTGCGCGACACCGCGCCCGCGTTCAACCCGATTTCCGACGCGCCCGCGCCCGACACAAGCTCCGACGCGGAATCGCGCGACGTCGGCGGGCTCGGAATTTTCTTCCTCAAAAAAAGCATGGACGCCGTTTCGTACTCGCGCAAAAACGGCGTAAACGAGCTTGTAATGAAAAGGAGGCTCGCCGCGCAATGA
- a CDS encoding ABC transporter ATP-binding protein, with the protein MNLLDVKNLEISFCSRGIRTPAVKGVDFSVGENESVAIVGESGSGKTVSAMSLARLLPPPPACETSGEILFAGKNIANMGDAELRKIRGRRIAYIFQEPSTSLNPVFTVGFQIAEAIKLHFPEEKNVREKVVESLAEVGIREPEKRYDAYPYELSGGMQQRVMIAMALACKPQLLVADEPTTALDVTIQKQIIDLLKSVRQKRKNSLLLITHNFGIIPQLCERVIVMFRGEIVERGTCEQVLHNPQHPYTRALINCVPRLGNRSKKLEPIDYDKL; encoded by the coding sequence ATGAACCTGCTCGACGTAAAAAACCTCGAAATTTCGTTTTGCTCGCGCGGAATCCGCACGCCGGCGGTGAAGGGCGTAGACTTTTCGGTAGGCGAAAACGAGTCTGTGGCGATTGTCGGCGAGAGCGGGTCGGGCAAAACCGTCAGCGCAATGAGCCTTGCGCGTCTGCTTCCGCCGCCGCCCGCATGCGAAACGAGCGGCGAAATACTCTTCGCAGGCAAAAACATCGCAAATATGGGCGACGCCGAACTGAGGAAAATCCGCGGCCGCCGCATCGCGTACATTTTTCAGGAGCCGTCCACTTCGCTCAACCCCGTGTTCACCGTGGGCTTCCAAATTGCGGAGGCAATAAAGCTCCACTTCCCCGAAGAGAAAAACGTGAGGGAAAAAGTTGTGGAGTCCCTCGCGGAGGTCGGCATACGCGAACCCGAAAAACGCTACGACGCCTACCCCTACGAGCTTTCGGGCGGCATGCAGCAGCGCGTGATGATTGCGATGGCATTGGCGTGCAAACCGCAGCTGCTCGTCGCCGACGAGCCGACTACCGCCCTTGACGTCACAATCCAGAAACAGATTATAGACCTGCTCAAAAGCGTGCGGCAAAAGCGGAAAAATTCGCTGCTGCTTATCACGCACAACTTCGGGATAATCCCGCAGCTGTGCGAGCGCGTGATTGTGATGTTCCGCGGCGAAATCGTCGAGCGCGGCACTTGCGAGCAGGTTTTGCACAATCCCCAGCACCCCTACACGCGCGCGCTGATTAACTGCGTGCCAAGGCTCGGCAACCGCTCAAAGAAACTCGAACCGATTGACTATGACAAACTCTGA
- a CDS encoding ATP-binding cassette domain-containing protein, producing the protein MTNSEPLLKVENLTVSYTLGAGLFASSKEKFNAVDGVSFEISKGEIVGLVGESGSGKTTTGRAIIRLAPVSGGKIIYGGEDISKLSDRAFMPYRKKIQMIFQDPFNSLNPRMDVFEIVSEPLDIHFPKMSAARKRARVAELLGTVGLAKAHMDRYPHEFSGGQRQRIGIARALAVEPEFIICDEPVSALDVSVQAQIVNLLERLAKDLNLTLLFVAHDIAVVEYLCDRMMVMTRGKIVEQGKSEEVCARPQHPYTQRLIAAVPKF; encoded by the coding sequence ATGACAAACTCTGAACCGCTGCTTAAAGTCGAAAACCTGACAGTCTCGTACACGCTCGGCGCGGGGCTTTTTGCGTCGTCGAAAGAGAAGTTCAACGCGGTCGACGGCGTGTCTTTCGAAATATCGAAGGGCGAAATCGTGGGGCTTGTCGGCGAAAGCGGCTCGGGCAAAACCACGACGGGGCGGGCAATCATACGCCTCGCGCCCGTTTCTGGCGGGAAAATTATCTATGGCGGAGAGGATATTTCCAAGCTTTCCGACCGCGCGTTCATGCCGTACAGAAAGAAAATACAGATGATTTTTCAGGACCCGTTCAACTCGCTCAACCCGAGAATGGACGTGTTCGAAATCGTGTCCGAACCCCTCGACATACACTTTCCGAAAATGTCGGCGGCGCGGAAACGCGCGCGCGTGGCGGAGCTGCTCGGCACCGTGGGGCTTGCGAAAGCCCACATGGACAGGTATCCGCACGAATTTTCGGGCGGGCAGCGACAGCGCATAGGCATAGCCCGCGCCCTCGCAGTCGAACCCGAATTCATCATCTGCGACGAACCCGTAAGCGCGCTCGACGTCTCCGTTCAGGCGCAAATCGTAAACCTGCTCGAACGCCTTGCGAAAGACCTGAACCTTACACTGCTTTTCGTGGCGCACGACATCGCCGTTGTGGAATATCTCTGCGACAGAATGATGGTGATGACGCGCGGAAAAATCGTGGAGCAGGGAAAGTCCGAAGAAGTCTGCGCCCGCCCGCAACACCCCTACACACAGCGGCTGATTGCCGCAGTTCCGAAGTTCTGA
- a CDS encoding peptide ABC transporter substrate-binding protein — MRKGSGKFFARGIRAALAAAFAACIAVSATGCGKRETPAETAARNGILLVGNAADPASLDPSLATGSSEIRILRGLFEGLVRADTKTLEVRPAAAKSWTVSDDGLTYRFKIDKNAKWSDGSPVSARDFEYAWKRALNPALGAEYASMLHAIKNARPYNAGEIGDASKVGVRAISDSELEVELERPVPYFESMLYHSAFFPLPRKTLEKFGATDRRDTRWTRPENMVCNGPFTLVKWSINDKISLRANPHYRTRELLKLKGADFFPISNINTEDRAFSAGQLHITDSVAPSRLPAALAAAPQTVRRDKWLGVYYYLFNTRRPPLDDPLVRRALSLSIDRRAIIDSFLKAGQDAAGNFVPSGCGGYVPPRGESENIALAKKLLAEAGYPDGKNFPRIRISYNTSEQHKPIAEAVQQMWRKNLGINAELFNLSWPAYLAARREGDFDVARSSWVGDFDAPENFLDLFHSASGLNHSGYKSAEYDALLARARSAKTRSERMRLLAEAEAKMLADAPVMPIYFYSRVFRISPLVRGWDANALDYHNFLGVSLEAKGGAK, encoded by the coding sequence ATGCGAAAAGGGTCGGGAAAATTTTTCGCTCGCGGAATACGCGCGGCACTTGCGGCGGCGTTCGCCGCGTGTATTGCCGTGTCCGCAACGGGCTGCGGAAAGCGCGAAACGCCCGCCGAAACCGCCGCGCGAAACGGAATTTTGCTTGTGGGCAACGCAGCAGATCCAGCGTCGCTCGACCCGTCTCTCGCCACGGGAAGCTCCGAAATACGCATTTTGCGCGGGCTTTTCGAGGGGCTTGTCCGCGCCGACACTAAGACGCTCGAAGTTCGCCCCGCCGCGGCGAAATCATGGACGGTCTCCGACGACGGGCTGACGTACCGCTTCAAAATAGACAAAAACGCGAAGTGGTCGGACGGCTCGCCCGTTTCCGCGCGGGACTTCGAATACGCGTGGAAGCGCGCGCTAAACCCCGCCCTCGGCGCGGAATACGCCTCAATGCTCCACGCAATAAAAAATGCGCGCCCGTACAATGCGGGGGAAATCGGCGACGCGTCGAAAGTGGGCGTCCGCGCCATTTCCGACTCCGAATTGGAGGTGGAGCTCGAACGCCCCGTGCCCTATTTCGAATCAATGCTCTACCACAGCGCGTTCTTCCCGCTCCCGCGCAAAACGCTCGAAAAATTCGGCGCAACCGACAGGCGCGACACCCGCTGGACGCGCCCCGAAAACATGGTCTGCAACGGGCCGTTCACGCTCGTAAAATGGAGCATTAACGACAAAATCTCGCTGAGGGCAAACCCGCACTACCGCACAAGGGAATTGCTCAAACTGAAAGGCGCGGACTTTTTCCCGATTTCCAACATCAACACGGAAGACAGGGCGTTCTCGGCTGGACAGCTGCATATTACAGACTCCGTCGCGCCGTCGCGCCTGCCCGCCGCCCTCGCCGCCGCGCCGCAAACCGTCAGGCGCGACAAATGGCTCGGCGTCTACTACTACCTTTTCAACACGCGCCGCCCGCCGCTCGACGACCCCCTCGTGCGCAGGGCGCTCTCGCTTTCGATAGACCGCCGCGCAATCATAGACTCCTTCCTGAAAGCGGGGCAGGACGCCGCCGGGAACTTCGTTCCGTCGGGCTGCGGGGGATATGTTCCGCCGCGCGGCGAATCCGAAAACATAGCCCTTGCAAAAAAACTGCTCGCCGAGGCGGGATACCCCGACGGCAAAAACTTTCCGCGCATAAGAATTTCGTACAACACGTCGGAACAGCACAAGCCGATTGCGGAGGCGGTTCAACAAATGTGGCGCAAAAACCTCGGAATAAACGCGGAGCTTTTCAACCTGTCGTGGCCTGCATACCTTGCGGCACGGCGCGAGGGAGACTTCGACGTCGCAAGGTCGAGCTGGGTGGGCGACTTCGACGCGCCCGAAAATTTCCTCGACCTCTTCCACTCCGCAAGCGGGCTGAACCACAGCGGCTATAAAAGCGCGGAATACGACGCGCTGCTCGCCCGCGCGCGCTCAGCAAAAACGCGCTCCGAACGCATGCGCCTGCTAGCCGAAGCCGAGGCGAAAATGCTCGCCGACGCCCCCGTAATGCCGATTTATTTCTACTCGCGCGTCTTTCGCATTTCGCCGCTCGTGCGCGGCTGGGACGCAAACGCGCTCGACTACCACAATTTTCTCGGCGTAAGCCTCGAAGCCAAAGGAGGCGCAAAATGA
- a CDS encoding ABC transporter permease, with protein MIRYFAKRLLEAVPVFFAIITAVFFMVRFVPGGPFDSERPVPPETLAALDEYYGLNKPLVRQYASFLGNLARGELGPSFKYGGWSVGEILAEKAAVSLELGACALAVALAAGLALGFAAAAFSGTKFGGFLSGMSLLGICLPSFVLGPLLIMIFAMKLEWFNAMGWNAPSDIVLPSITLAFFYAAWIARLARNGALDERPRGYVRTAFAKGASRGRVYFVHILRNAVQPVVSYLGPAAAALLTGSFVVETIFQIPGLGRFFISSALDNDYTMIMGCVMLYSAFIIGFNLLSDLLLAAVNPRIAREMKK; from the coding sequence ATGATACGCTATTTCGCAAAACGCCTGCTCGAAGCAGTCCCCGTATTTTTTGCAATTATAACCGCGGTGTTCTTCATGGTGCGCTTCGTGCCGGGAGGGCCTTTCGACAGCGAACGCCCCGTTCCGCCCGAAACGCTCGCGGCTCTCGACGAATACTACGGGCTGAACAAGCCGCTCGTCCGACAGTACGCGTCGTTCCTCGGAAATCTGGCGCGGGGAGAGCTCGGGCCGTCGTTCAAATACGGCGGGTGGAGCGTGGGGGAAATCCTTGCGGAAAAGGCGGCGGTCTCGCTCGAACTCGGCGCATGCGCGCTGGCGGTTGCGCTCGCTGCGGGGCTTGCGCTCGGCTTTGCGGCGGCGGCGTTTTCGGGAACGAAATTCGGCGGATTCCTTTCGGGAATGTCGCTGTTGGGAATATGCCTGCCGTCGTTCGTGCTCGGCCCGCTGCTGATTATGATTTTCGCGATGAAGCTCGAATGGTTCAACGCTATGGGCTGGAACGCGCCGTCGGACATCGTTCTTCCGTCAATCACGCTCGCGTTTTTCTACGCCGCGTGGATTGCGCGGCTCGCCCGCAACGGCGCGCTCGACGAACGCCCGCGCGGTTATGTGCGCACGGCTTTCGCAAAGGGGGCGTCGCGCGGGCGCGTGTATTTTGTGCACATTCTGCGCAACGCGGTGCAGCCCGTGGTGTCGTACCTCGGGCCTGCCGCCGCGGCGTTGCTTACGGGGTCGTTCGTGGTCGAGACAATCTTCCAGATTCCGGGACTGGGGCGCTTCTTCATTTCGAGCGCGCTCGACAACGACTACACAATGATTATGGGCTGCGTTATGCTCTATTCGGCGTTCATAATCGGCTTCAACCTGCTGTCCGACCTCCTGCTTGCGGCGGTCAACCCACGGATAGCGCGGGAGATGAAAAAATGA